In Oryzias melastigma strain HK-1 linkage group LG16, ASM292280v2, whole genome shotgun sequence, a single genomic region encodes these proteins:
- the washc5 gene encoding WASH complex subunit 5, whose amino-acid sequence MVDFLAENNLCGQAILRIVSRGNAIIAELLRLSDFIPTVFRLKDKSDQQKYGDIICDFSYFKGPEYYEGKLEAKPELQDLDEEFRENNIEILSRFYLAFESVHKYIVDLNRYLDDLHEGVYIQQTLETVLLNEDGKQLLCEALYLYGVMLLVIDQKIEGEVRERMLVSYYRYSAARSSADSNLDDICKLLRSTGFSSQPGAKRPANYPESYFQRVPISSTFISMVIGRLRSDDIYNQVSAYPLPEHRSTALANQAAMLYVCLFFSPSILQTQQAKMREIVDKYFPDNWVISIYMGITVNLIEAWEPYKAAKTALNYTLDAANIKEQASRYAASMESLRPQVQQLLKEGFLREEIILDNIPKLLNCLRDCNVAIRWLMLHSAESAYDPNNKRLRQIKDQVLNDSKYNPKTLFQLLLDTAQFEFTLKEMFKQMLSEKQIKWENYKKEGSERMMELAEVFSGVKPLTRVEKNENLQAWFREISKQIESLNYEDSTAAGRKTVQLIQALIEVQEFHQLESNLQVCQFLADTRKFLHHMIRTINIKEEVLITMQIVGDLSYAWQIIDSFTSIMQESIRVNPSMVTKLRATFLKLASALDLPLLRINQANSADLLSVSQFYSGELVAYVRKVLQIIPESMFTSLAKIIKLQIHDIMEVPTRLDKDKLKDYSQLAARYEVAKLTHDISIFTEGILMMKTTLVGIIKVDPKQLLEDGIRKELVKRVAYALHKGLIFNPKAKPSELMPKLKEMAATMDGFYRSFEYIQDYVSIYGLKIWQEEVSRIINYNVEQECNSFLRTKIQDWQSVHQSTHIPIPKFPSVDESATFIGRLCREILRITDPKVTCYIDQMNTWYDLKSHQEVTNKRLFSEIQNTLGTFGLNGLDRLLCFMIVRELQNFLTMLQRSVLKDKALVEVFKTVLTAVNPVQGIVANANKVYTSAVAKSQKVWGPYLEAIMKVGQMQILRQQIANELNFSCKFDSKHLAAALENLNKSLLADIEAHYQDPSLPYPKEDNTLLYDITAYLEAAGIQNPLSKIYITTKRLPYFPIINLLFIIAQLPKLQYNKNQGMTCKKATDPVDWPPLVLGLLTLLKQFHSRYTQHFLALLGQFIRSVMEQCTSQKIPDMPSDVVGALMFLEDYVKYSKLSRKVVEAHVPSFIFDEFRTIL is encoded by the exons ATGGTGGACTTCCTGGCGGAGAATAACCTCTGTGGTCAAGCCATCCTGAGGATAGTTTCCAGAGGGAATGCCATTATTGCAGAGCTCTTGCGTCTGTCTGACTTTATCCCCACAGTTTTTAGGCTCAAGGACAAAAGTGACCAGCAGAAATATGGAGACATCATCTGTGACTTCAGctattttaag GGTCCAGAGTATTATGAGGGTAAACTGGAAGCCAAACCGGAGCTGCAGGACCTGGATGAGGAGTTCAGAGAGAACAACATAGAGATTCTGTCCAGATTCTATCTGGCGTTTGAGAGCGTTCACAAGTACATTGTGGATCTTAACAG gtATCTGGATGACCTACATGAGGGCGTTTACATTCAGCAGACCCTGGAGACTGTGCTTCTAAATGAGGATGGGAAACAACTCCTG TGTGAAGCTCTCTATCTGTACGGAGTCATGTTGCTGGTTATCGACCAGAAAATTGAGGGAGAGGTCAGAGAGAGGATGCTGGTTTCCTATTATAGATACAG TGCTGCCCGCTCCTCAGCTGACTCCAACCTGGATGACATCTGCAAGCTCCTGCGGAGCACCGGCTTCTCTAGCCAACCCGGCGCCAAACGGCCCGCCAACTACCCCGAGAGCTACTTCCAGAGGGTTCCCATCAGCAGCACTTTCATCAGCATGGTCATCGGGAGGCTGCGCTCCGACGACATCTACAACCAA GTGTCTGCGTACCCTCTTCCTGAGCATCGCAGCACAGCTCTGGCTAACCAGGCAGCCATGCTGTACGTGTGTCTGTTCTTCAGCCCCTCCATCCTGCAAACACAGCAGGCCAAGATGAGGGAGATTGTTGACAAATATTTCCCCGACAACTGG GTGATCAGTATCTACATGGGGATCACAGTGAATCTGATAGAGGCCTGGGAACCATACAAAGCTGCTAAGACAGCTCTCAACTACACACTGGACGCTGCTAACATCAAGGAGCAG GCCTCTCGATATGCAGCCAGCATGGAGAGCCTGAGGCCTCaggtgcagcagctgctgaaggAAGGTTTCCTCCGGGAGGAGATCATCCTGGACAACATTCCCAAACTGCTCAACTGTCTGAGGGACTGCAACGTGGCCATTCGCTGGCTGATGCTGCATTCTGCAGAGTCAG CCTACGACCCAAACAACAAGCGTCTTCGCCAGATCAAAGACCAAGTTCTGAACGACTCCAAGTACAACCCAAAGACTCTgttccagctgctgctggacaCGGCACAGTTtgagttcactctgaaagag ATGTTCAAGCAGATGCTGTCAGAGAAACAGATCAAGTGGGAAAACTACAAAAAGGAGGGATCTGAGAGAATGATGGAGCTGGCCGAAGTCTTCTCTGGCGTCAAACCTCTCACGAGGGTGGAGAAGAATG AGAACCTGCAGGCGTGGTTTCGGGAAATCTCGAAGCAGATCGAGTCTTTGAACTATGAAGACTCCACGGCTGCTGGGAGGAAGACGGTTCAGCTGATACAGGCTCTTATTGAG GTCCAGGAATTCCACCAGCTGGAGTCCAACTTGCAGGTTTGCCAGTTTTTGGCTGACACCAGAAAGTTCCTGCACCACATGATCCGCACCATCAACATCAAGGAGGAGGTCCTCATCACCATGCAGATCGTTGGAGACCTGTCCTACGCGTGGCAGATCATTGACAG ttttACGTCCATTATGCAGGAGAGCATCAGAGTGAACCCGTCCATGGTCACAAAGCTGAGAGCTACATTTCTGAAG CTGGCATCTGCGTTGGATCTTCCGTTGCTGCGGATCAACCAGGCCAACAGCGCCGACCTGCTGAGTGTGTCTCAGTTTTATTCTGGAGAGCTGGTGGCTTATGTCAGAAAG gttcttCAAATAATCCCAGAAAGCATGTtcacatctttagccaaaataatcAAACTCCAGATCCACGACATCATGGAGGTGCCCACGCGACTCGACAAGGATAAACTGAAGGATTACTCCCAGCTGGCTGCTCGCTATGAA GTGGCAAAGCTCACACACGACATTTCCATTTTCACCGAGGGGATCTTGATGATGAAAACCACGTTAGTCGGGATCATTAAG gtggATCCGAAGCAGCTTCTGGAGGACGGCATCAGGAAGGAGCTGGTGAAGAGGGTCGCCTACGCTCTGCACAAAGGCTTAATTTTCAACCCTAAAGCTAAA CCCAGTGAACTCATGCCCAAGCTGAAGGAGATGGCAGCCACCATGGACGGCTTCTACAGGTCCTTTGAGTACATCCAGGACTATGTCAGCATTTATGGCCTTAAAATCTGGCAAGAAGAAGTGTCTCGCATCATCAACTACAACGTGGAGCAGGAATGCAACAGTTTCCTCAGGACAAAG ATCCAGGACTGGCAGAGTGTGCACCAATCCACCCACATCCCCATTCCTAAGTTTCCCTCTGTGGATGAATCGGCCACTTTCATCGGCCGTCTGTGCAGAGAGATCCTGAGAATCACTGATCCAAA GGTTACCTGCTACATCGACCAGATGAACACCTGGTACGACCTGAAGAGTCACCAGGAGGTGACCAACAAAAGGCTGTTTTCAGAGATCCAGAACACTCTGGGTACATTTGGACTCAACGGACTGGACCGGCTTCTGTGCTTCATGATCGTCAGAGAACTTCAG AACTTCCTGACGATGCTTCAGAGGAGCGTCCTGAAGGACAAAGCCTTGGTGGAAGTCTTCAAAACGGTGCTGACTGCAGTCAACCCAGTCCAGGGAATCGTTG CTAACGCTAACAAAGTGTACACGAGTGCTGTGGCTAAATCCCAGAAGGTTTGGGGTCCATACTTGGAGGCCATCATGAag GTTGGTCAGATGCAAATTCTCCGACAGCAGATAGCCAACGAGCTAAACTTCTCCTGTAAGTTTGACTCCAAACATCTGGCAGCTGCCCTGGAAAACCTCAACAA ATCCCTACTGGCAGACATAGAAGCACACTACCAGGATCCGTCTCTGCCTTATCCTAAAGAAGACAACACTCTACTTTATGACATCACTGCCTACCTAGAAGCTGCTGGAATTCAAAACCCTCTCAGCAAG ATCTACATCACCACAAAACGTCTTCCGTACTTCCCCATCATCAACCTCCTGTTTATCATTGCTCAGCTGCCTAAACTCcagtacaacaaaaatcaaG GAATGACGTGCAAGAAAGCGACTGATCCGGTGGACTGGCCCCCGTTGGTTCTGGGTCTGCTCACTCTGCTCAAGCAGTTCCACTCCAGATACACACAGCACTTCCTGGCTCTGCTTGGACAGTTCATCCGCTCGGTTATGGAGCAGTGCACAAG TCAGAAAATCCCGGACATGCCCTCTGATGTTGTGGGGGCCCTCATGTTCCTTGAAGACTATGTAAAGTACTCAAAACT